The DNA region GTCGGGCCGGTTGGGGAACTTGCGCAAGATGTCGTCCATCACCGTGCGCGCGCCCGCGGTGTCGTTGGCGGTCAGGTGCGCGTCGAGGAACAAGATCCAGGCCTCGAAGTCGCGATCGTCGGCGGCGATCGAGTCCTTGAGCTCGGCGATCGCGCGCTTGACGTCGCGGTACCGCAAGGCCAGGCGGCCGCGCTCGCGCGCCAGCTTCGCCGGGGGCGTCGCGTCCTGGTCGGCGGCCCGGTCGAGCAGCGCCTTGGCGCCCTCGAGATCGCCGGTGAACACCAGCGCGCGCGCGGTCTCGACCAGCACCGCGCCGTCGTCGGGCGCGCCCTCGAGCAGCCGGCGCAGGGCGTCGCGGCCGCCGATCGCGTCGCCGTCGTCGATCGCCAGCACCGCGGCCTCGCGCCGGGCGTCGCGCGAGACCAGCATCTCCTGGGCCTTGCCGTAGGCCGCGCGGGCCTCCTTGGCGTTGCCGAAGTCGCGCTCGACCCGCGCGAGCTCGAGCCAGGCCCGGCCGGTGACCGGCCCCGGCGCGCCGTCGGCGGTGATCCGGCCCAGCGCGATCCGCGCGTCCTGCCACTGCTTCTGGAGCCGCAGCGCCGAGGCGTAGGCGATCGTGAGCCGCGGCGGCGCCTGCTTGGAGTAGCGCGCCTCGAGCCGGGTCTGCGCGGCGTGGGCGTCGTTGCGCAGGAGGTCGACCTCGGCCCGCGCGACCAGCGCGTCGAGATCGTCGGGGCGCTTGGCCAGCGCCGCGTCGAGCAGCGCGGTGGCGCCGTCGGCGTCGCCGCGGGCGATCGAGATCTCGCCCCGCACGATCGCGAGGTCGACCGAGTCGGCGCCGCTGGTGACCGCGGCGACCGCGGTGGCGGCCTCGTCGATCTTGCCGCTGACCAGGAGCCCGCGGGCGCGCACCGCGACGAGCCCCGGGCTGCTCGGCCACCGGGCCAGCCCCTGCTCGGCCAGGCGCCCCGCCTCGGCCACGTCGCCGAGCCCGAGCGCGAGGGCGGCCTGGGCCTCGAGCAGGCCGCGCGTGGTCCGCTGGCTGCTCTTGAGCC from Myxococcales bacterium includes:
- a CDS encoding tetratricopeptide repeat protein, translated to RAASGSARAEADKLRAELEGLNAEAARPVADQRLGVSPGQAAWAQLALAEVNLAAGDPPKARAAIERLKSSQRTTRGLLEAQAALALGLGDVAEAGRLAEQGLARWPSSPGLVAVRARGLLVSGKIDEAATAVAAVTSGADSVDLAIVRGEISIARGDADGATALLDAALAKRPDDLDALVARAEVDLLRNDAHAAQTRLEARYSKQAPPRLTIAYASALRLQKQWQDARIALGRITADGAPGPVTGRAWLELARVERDFGNAKEARAAYGKAQEMLVSRDARREAAVLAIDDGDAIGGRDALRRLLEGAPDDGAVLVETARALVFTGDLEGAKALLDRAADQDATPPAKLARERGRLALRYRDVKRAIAELKDSIAADDRDFEAWILFLDAHLTANDTAGARTVMDDILRKFPNRPDAGLVTGRVALISGRTQDALADFKAAKANVANAPRRTFADACLWVGYAAYSVGDYATARPQLIEATRKEETNADAHGVLGRVYVETEDWPAAATTLARAVELDPENADAWFLLGQARISARRVKEGRTALEHYLKRWPDGERAAEARQLLGR